From a single Mangifera indica cultivar Alphonso chromosome 19, CATAS_Mindica_2.1, whole genome shotgun sequence genomic region:
- the LOC123202925 gene encoding disease resistance RPP8-like protein 3, producing MPSSLLSDAMDEDPELKRNALHDFLTNKRYLIVLDDLWNSNSRNDFIKALPDDHNGSRVLITSKDSNVGTSWDACHLDIGQLSEEDSQEMLLDRVFIKEGSRLEFEPAINSLRNFCRGWRLDILCIPGFEIFTWHLYQLWIAEGFIHDNSEATAEEYLKELTAVGFVQVEKRTSGGRIKTYNITGYTRDILFSIMVEKQICTIKVLCPISLFSVLPWLKKRQSDSGPDNQVSENFKLRLLDLGALVLQQYPTGIETLFLLRYLKLNIPSLTRILSELCNNLLNLYTLDMPNGSTEDTTDDIWKMHKLRHLNFKLIKLPAHPGKYCNSPENLNFISTLHPSSCTQGILSRLSNLPSLRIHGNLSSYQSTLSKSLCKPLNLKSLKLVNKSENSMISATKLSEYQFPPQLTQLRMSNTELKDDPVPTLEKLQHLIILKQNHNSYIGRKLASTSGGFLKLKVLHLKSMLWLEKWTMETGAMPNLECVVINPCAYLRKLPEDLWHIKTFNKLELRWPLLELKQRLKDFEDVEQYDFQIYPSGI from the exons ATGCCTTCTTCTTTATTGAGTGATGCTATGGATGAAGATCCTGAGTTGAAGAGAAATGCTCTCCATGATTTCCTGACAAACAAAAGATACTTGATTGTGTTGGACGATCTTTGGAATTCTAATTCTCGAAATGATTTCATCAAGGCCCTTCCTGATGATCATAATGGAAGTAGAGTACTCATAACATCCAAAGATTCTAACGTTGGTACAAGCTGGGACGCCTGTCATCTTGATATAGGGCAACTATCTGAAGAAGACAGTCAGGAGATGTTACTTGATAGGGTTTTTATCAAAGAGGGCAGTCGGCTTGAGTTCGAGCCTGCCATAAATTCACTGAGAAATTTTTGTCGAGGGTGGCGTTTAGACATCTTATGCATTCCAG GCTTTGAGATATTCACATGGCACTTGTATCAGCTTTGGATTGCTGAAGGTTTCATTCATGATAACAGTGAGGCAACAGCTGAGGAGTACTTGAAAGAGCTGACAGCCGTGGGCTTTGTTCAAGTAGAAAAGAGAACATCTGGAGGTAGAATTAAAACATACAACATTACTGGTTATACCCGGGATATTCTATTTAGCATCATGGTTGAGAAG CAGATTTGTACCATCAAAGTACTCTGCCCCATATCTCTCTTCTCTGTTCTGCCTTGGCTCAAAAAGCGACAATCTGATTCTGGCCCAGATAATCAAGTTTCTGAAAACTTCAAACTCAGGCTATTAGATTTGGGAGCTCTGGTTCTCCAACAATATCCCACTGGAATAGAAACTTTGTTTCTTCTGAGGTACTTAAAGTTGAATATTCCTTCCCTCACCAGAATTCTTTCAGAATTATGCAACAATCTTCTCAACCTGTACACTCTGGACATGCCAAATGGCTCCACAGAGGATACAACAGATGATATTTGGAAGATGCACAAACTGAGGCATCTGAATTTTAAGCTCATCAAATTGCCTGCACATCCTGGGAAATATTGTAACTCTCCGGAAAATCTCAATTTCATATCAACCTTACACCCCAGTAGTTGTACTCAAGGTATACTGAGCAGACTGTCTAATCTTCCAAGTCTTCGAATACATGGAAACTTGAGTTCATATCAATCTACGCTGTCCAAAAGCCTCTGTAAACCACTCAATCTTAAATCATTGAAGCTGGTGAATAAAAGTGAGAACTCAATGATCTCAGCAACTAAGCTGAGTGAGTATCAGTTTCCTCCACAACTGACCCAACTGAGAATGTCAAATACTGAACTGAAGGATGATCCCGTGCCAACACTGGAGAAACTACAACATCTTATAATCCTCAAGCAGAATCACAATTCTTATATTGGTAGAAAGTTGGCTTCCACCTCCGGTGGTTTCTTAAAGCTCAAGGTTTTGCATCTGAAATCAATGTTGTGGCTAGAAAAGTGGACAATGGAAACAGGAGCCATGCCAAACCTCGAATGTGTAGTTATCAATCCTTGTGCTTACTTGAGAAAGCTTCCTGAAGATCTATGGCACATTAAGACTTTCAACAAATTGGAATTACGGTGGCCACTGTTGGAGCTAAAGCAAAGACTGAAGGATTTTGAGGATGTGGAGCAATACGACTTTCAGATTTACCCCTCTGGAATTTGA